A window of the Radiobacillus deserti genome harbors these coding sequences:
- a CDS encoding MgtC/SapB family protein translates to MDYLFHSNFLPMMVKILIALTLSGAIGFERELKNQSAGFRTHILVGVGSCLMMLLSLYGFENFMDSSDKVRFDPARIPSYVISGIGFLGAGTIIVSGMTIRGLTTAASIWTVAGIGLVVGAGMYDIAIFTTIIILLSLVFLNKFERFFLKRKEVQTLQLIAEPDWNFVELEVVLNDTQVITRKLEWSRDKQNRLIVDMEIMIKKSFSKHKFYDRLADMKGIKEVRESSYDQ, encoded by the coding sequence ATGGATTATTTATTTCATTCGAATTTTCTGCCTATGATGGTAAAAATATTAATTGCACTAACATTATCTGGCGCTATAGGTTTCGAAAGAGAGTTGAAAAATCAGTCAGCGGGGTTTCGAACACATATTTTAGTTGGTGTAGGTTCTTGCCTAATGATGTTGTTATCCTTATACGGGTTTGAGAACTTTATGGATAGTAGTGATAAGGTGAGATTTGATCCCGCGAGAATTCCATCCTATGTGATTAGCGGGATTGGGTTTTTAGGTGCTGGGACGATAATTGTAAGTGGAATGACGATAAGGGGTTTAACGACAGCAGCTTCCATATGGACTGTTGCAGGTATCGGCCTAGTGGTTGGAGCTGGGATGTATGACATTGCCATTTTCACAACCATTATCATTTTATTAAGTCTCGTATTTTTGAATAAATTTGAAAGGTTTTTTCTTAAAAGAAAGGAAGTCCAAACACTTCAACTTATTGCAGAACCAGATTGGAACTTTGTTGAATTAGAAGTAGTTCTTAATGATACACAAGTAATCACTAGAAAATTAGAGTGGAGCAGAGATAAACAAAACCGATTAATTGTAGACATGGAGATAATGATAAAGAAATCGTTTAGCAAGCACAAATTTTACGACCGTTTAGCTGATATGAAAGGAATTAAAGAAGTAAGAGAATCTTCTTATGATCAATAA
- a CDS encoding CtsR family transcriptional regulator — protein MSNISDIIEQYLKQILKTNDKNAVEIKRSEIADRFQCVPSQINYVINTRFTMERGYLVESKRGGGGYIRIIRIQHEDKAKLIDEIIEMINPQVTQQASIDILERMYEEELITKREAKIMISAVSRDTLSFPLPVRDELRAKILTAMLSTLKY, from the coding sequence ATGAGTAACATTTCAGATATCATTGAACAATATTTGAAACAAATTTTAAAGACAAATGATAAAAATGCTGTAGAAATAAAAAGAAGTGAAATTGCTGACCGATTTCAATGCGTCCCTTCTCAAATTAATTATGTAATTAACACACGTTTTACTATGGAAAGAGGATACTTGGTGGAAAGCAAACGTGGTGGCGGCGGCTATATCCGAATTATACGAATTCAACATGAGGACAAGGCAAAATTAATTGATGAAATTATTGAAATGATTAATCCTCAAGTAACTCAGCAAGCTTCCATAGATATTTTAGAAAGGATGTATGAGGAAGAGCTCATCACCAAAAGGGAAGCAAAGATTATGATTAGCGCGGTGAGTCGAGACACACTATCCTTTCCATTACCGGTTCGTGATGAGTTGCGAGCCAAGATTTTAACGGCTATGCTTTCAACCTTAAAATATTAG
- a CDS encoding UvrB/UvrC motif-containing protein, with protein sequence MECQECQERQATLKFTKIVNGNKTEIKVCEQCAKEKGYISFEEEAYTLHDLLSGLFNFDLSEQKKAVNTEQGLSCPKCGMSYQEFTRVGKFGCASCYETFSGRLNPILRRVHSGNTRHKGKVPNRKGMDIRHRQQIEAYKEKLKELIEAEEFEQAAEVRDQIKALEISKSTGEDES encoded by the coding sequence TTGGAATGTCAAGAGTGTCAGGAGCGTCAAGCAACTTTGAAGTTCACGAAGATTGTGAACGGTAATAAAACAGAAATTAAAGTCTGTGAGCAATGCGCGAAAGAAAAAGGTTATATCTCTTTTGAAGAAGAAGCTTACACTCTTCATGATCTACTATCGGGTCTCTTTAACTTTGACTTAAGTGAACAGAAGAAGGCAGTGAACACAGAGCAAGGTCTGTCATGTCCTAAATGTGGGATGTCTTATCAAGAGTTTACCAGAGTAGGAAAGTTTGGATGTGCTAGTTGTTATGAAACATTCTCTGGCCGATTAAACCCTATTTTAAGAAGGGTGCATAGCGGTAACACAAGGCATAAAGGTAAAGTCCCTAACCGAAAGGGAATGGATATCAGACATCGGCAGCAAATCGAAGCATATAAAGAAAAGTTAAAAGAGCTTATTGAAGCAGAAGAGTTTGAACAAGCGGCAGAAGTGCGAGACCAGATTAAAGCGTTAGAAATAAGTAAAAGTACTGGGGAGGATGAATCTTAA
- a CDS encoding protein arginine kinase — translation MSFQQFVNEAISPWMREDGPDSDIVMSSRIRLARNFDNIIFPIIATEEDLTKVLSFFEEQYNQQSFQTYKDLELIKMKDMQPIEKRVLVEKHLISPYLAGASDQAGALISLNEQVSIMVNEEDHIRIQLYFPGFQLEKALEKAFELDDWLEEKVDYAFDESRGYLTSCPTNVGTGMRASVMMHLPALAITQRINRMMPAINQLGLVVRGIYGEGSEALGNIFQISNQITLGKSELDIVQDLQSVVEKLIVQEREARSRLVEENGIQLENRVFRSYGVLEHSRIIESKEAASCLSDVRLGIDVGYIKNISNTILNELMILTQPGFLQQYAGKTLSAQERDILRASLIRQRFNMEN, via the coding sequence ATGTCTTTCCAACAGTTTGTTAATGAAGCAATAAGTCCTTGGATGCGGGAGGATGGTCCGGATAGTGATATTGTAATGAGTAGTCGGATTCGTCTGGCGCGAAATTTTGATAACATCATATTTCCTATAATCGCTACTGAAGAGGATCTAACAAAGGTACTTTCATTTTTTGAAGAGCAATATAATCAACAATCCTTTCAAACGTATAAAGATTTAGAATTAATTAAAATGAAAGACATGCAGCCTATAGAAAAGCGGGTGTTAGTCGAAAAGCATCTAATAAGTCCATACTTGGCTGGTGCCTCGGATCAAGCAGGTGCTTTAATATCTCTAAATGAGCAAGTTTCAATTATGGTGAATGAAGAGGACCATATTCGTATACAACTGTATTTTCCGGGGTTTCAATTAGAAAAAGCATTAGAAAAAGCTTTTGAATTAGATGATTGGTTAGAAGAGAAGGTAGACTATGCCTTTGATGAAAGCCGAGGTTATCTAACAAGTTGTCCGACGAATGTTGGAACAGGGATGAGAGCTTCGGTTATGATGCATCTTCCTGCCCTAGCTATTACACAAAGAATAAACCGGATGATGCCAGCCATTAACCAGTTGGGATTGGTTGTAAGAGGTATATACGGTGAAGGCAGCGAAGCGTTAGGAAATATTTTTCAAATATCAAACCAGATCACGTTAGGTAAATCAGAGTTAGACATTGTGCAGGATTTACAAAGTGTTGTAGAAAAGCTGATTGTTCAAGAAAGAGAAGCTCGTTCCAGATTAGTGGAGGAAAATGGAATTCAATTAGAAAATCGAGTTTTTCGGTCTTATGGTGTACTGGAGCACAGCAGAATCATAGAATCTAAAGAAGCAGCTAGTTGTTTATCAGATGTTCGCTTAGGGATTGATGTCGGTTATATAAAGAATATATCGAATACTATTCTTAATGAGCTAATGATTTTAACTCAACCAGGTTTTTTGCAACAATATGCAGGGAAAACACTATCCGCACAAGAAAGAGATATACTACGTGCTTCACTTATTCGTCAGCGATTTAATATGGAAAATTGA
- the clpC gene encoding ATP-dependent protease ATP-binding subunit ClpC, whose product MMFGRFTERAQKVLALSQEEAVRLGHNNIGTEHILLGLISEGEGIAAKALHSLGLETEKIQEEVEQLIGRGQKVSQTIHYTPRAKKVIELSMDEARKLGHSYVGTEHILLGLIREGEGVAARVLNNLGVSLNKARQQVLQLLGSNESASGQHGRGGQSAAANTPTLDSLARDLTAIAKEGNIDPVIGREKEIERVIQVLSRRTKNNPVLIGEPGVGKTAVAEGLAQQIVNNEIPEILRDKRVMTLDMGTVVAGTKYRGEFEDRLKKVMEEIRQAGNIILFIDELHTLIGAGGAEGAIDASNILKPSLARGELQCIGATTLDEYRKYIEKDAALERRFQPIQVNEPTLEQSIQILKGLRDRYEAHHRVTITDEAIEAAASLSDRYITDRFLPDKAIDLIDEASSKVRLRSYTAPPNLKELEQSLEEIKKEKDAAVQSQEFEKAASLRDSEQRLRDELDKTKDEWKEKQGQESSEVTVEDIASVVSTWTGVPVSKLTKDESERLLNMEQVLHDRVIGQEEAVKSISKAIRRARAGLKDPKRPIGSFIFLGPTGVGKTELARALAESMFGDEESMIRIDMSEYMERHSTSRLVGSPPGYVGYEEGGQLTEKVRRKPYSVVLLDEVEKAHPEVFNILLQVLEDGRLTDSKGRVVDFRNTILIMTSNVGADELKRNKYVGFNLGDEEADYKDMKSKVMNELKKAFRPEFLNRIDEIIVFHSLEKKHMKDIVTLMVEQLQKRLAEQDIDFKLTDKAIEKIADEGFDPEYGARPLRRSLQKNVEDLLSEELLKETIKQGQKIKIDVNKKGEFTVSGK is encoded by the coding sequence ATGATGTTTGGCCGTTTTACAGAGAGAGCACAAAAAGTATTGGCTTTATCCCAAGAAGAAGCTGTGCGGTTAGGTCATAATAATATCGGTACCGAGCATATTTTACTTGGATTAATTAGCGAAGGGGAAGGTATCGCAGCCAAAGCCCTTCATTCTCTTGGATTAGAAACGGAAAAAATCCAAGAAGAAGTAGAACAACTCATTGGTCGGGGACAAAAAGTGTCCCAAACCATTCACTATACACCGAGAGCGAAAAAAGTAATAGAGCTTTCAATGGATGAAGCAAGAAAGCTTGGCCATTCCTATGTTGGAACAGAGCACATCTTACTCGGTCTTATTCGAGAAGGAGAGGGTGTCGCTGCTAGAGTATTAAATAACCTAGGTGTAAGCCTGAATAAGGCGCGTCAACAAGTACTTCAGCTTCTAGGTAGTAATGAATCTGCTAGCGGTCAGCATGGCCGTGGGGGGCAATCTGCTGCAGCGAATACGCCAACCTTGGACTCTTTGGCTCGTGATTTGACTGCGATTGCTAAAGAAGGAAATATCGATCCAGTAATTGGTCGTGAAAAAGAAATTGAACGTGTGATTCAAGTACTTAGTCGTAGAACAAAAAATAACCCAGTATTAATCGGGGAACCTGGTGTTGGGAAAACCGCAGTTGCGGAAGGCTTAGCACAGCAAATCGTGAACAATGAAATTCCTGAAATTCTTCGCGATAAGCGAGTGATGACATTAGATATGGGTACAGTGGTTGCCGGCACGAAATATCGTGGGGAATTCGAGGATCGCTTAAAGAAAGTGATGGAAGAAATTCGCCAAGCCGGAAATATCATTTTGTTCATTGACGAGCTTCATACATTAATTGGAGCTGGAGGTGCAGAGGGTGCCATAGATGCATCTAACATCTTAAAACCATCTCTAGCACGCGGAGAGCTTCAATGTATTGGAGCTACTACATTAGATGAGTACCGTAAATATATCGAAAAAGATGCTGCTCTTGAAAGAAGGTTCCAACCTATTCAAGTTAATGAACCAACTTTAGAGCAATCGATTCAAATTTTAAAAGGTTTACGTGATCGCTATGAGGCACACCACCGTGTAACTATTACAGATGAAGCAATTGAAGCTGCTGCTAGTCTTTCTGATCGCTATATTACGGATCGTTTCTTACCTGATAAGGCGATTGACTTAATCGATGAAGCATCGTCTAAAGTCCGTTTACGTTCTTACACTGCTCCACCAAACCTTAAGGAATTAGAGCAAAGCTTGGAAGAAATTAAAAAAGAGAAAGATGCGGCTGTTCAAAGCCAAGAATTTGAAAAAGCAGCATCCTTACGAGATAGTGAGCAACGTCTTCGTGATGAGCTAGACAAAACAAAAGACGAATGGAAAGAAAAGCAAGGACAAGAAAGCTCAGAGGTAACAGTCGAGGATATTGCGAGTGTCGTATCCACTTGGACAGGTGTTCCAGTTTCTAAGCTTACGAAAGACGAAAGCGAACGCTTATTGAACATGGAGCAAGTCTTACATGATCGTGTCATTGGTCAAGAAGAAGCGGTTAAATCCATTTCAAAAGCGATTCGTCGAGCACGAGCAGGATTGAAAGATCCAAAACGTCCAATTGGTTCCTTTATCTTCTTAGGACCAACAGGAGTAGGGAAAACCGAGCTAGCAAGAGCGCTAGCGGAATCGATGTTTGGTGATGAGGAATCGATGATTCGCATTGATATGTCGGAATATATGGAAAGACATTCGACTTCTCGTTTAGTTGGTTCTCCCCCAGGTTATGTTGGGTATGAAGAAGGTGGCCAATTAACGGAAAAGGTTAGAAGAAAGCCTTATTCGGTTGTGCTGTTAGATGAGGTGGAAAAAGCACATCCTGAAGTATTCAATATATTACTTCAAGTGTTAGAAGATGGTCGTTTAACGGATTCTAAAGGAAGAGTCGTGGATTTCCGTAATACAATTCTAATCATGACTTCTAACGTCGGTGCAGATGAACTAAAACGTAACAAATACGTTGGCTTTAATCTTGGTGACGAAGAAGCGGACTACAAGGACATGAAATCCAAAGTGATGAATGAATTGAAGAAAGCGTTCCGCCCAGAATTTTTAAACCGTATAGACGAAATTATCGTGTTCCATTCGCTCGAGAAGAAGCATATGAAAGATATTGTAACTCTAATGGTTGAACAGCTTCAAAAACGACTAGCGGAGCAAGATATTGATTTCAAATTGACGGATAAAGCAATTGAAAAAATAGCTGATGAAGGCTTTGATCCTGAATATGGGGCACGACCTCTGCGTCGTTCGTTACAGAAAAACGTAGAAGATCTCCTTTCAGAAGAGCTGTTAAAAGAAACAATTAAGCAAGGACAAAAAATTAAAATTGATGTAAATAAGAAGGGTGAATTTACAGTTTCCGGGAAGTAA
- the radA gene encoding DNA repair protein RadA, with translation MAKKKTRFVCQECGYESPKWMGKCPGCQSWNSLVEEVVASSSGSRHTLVSPPSDNKKPERITSIASEDTPRIRTKMPEFNRVLGGGVVPGSLVLIGGDPGIGKSTLLLQVSSQLADSSLKVLYISGEESARQTKLRADRLGVMSDNLYVLAETNLVDIVNQIDQLDPDFVVIDSIQTIYREEVTSAPGSVSQVRECTSELMRISKSRSIPIFIVGHVTKEGSIAGPRLLEHMVDAVLYFEGERHHTFRILRGVKNRFGSTNEMGIFEMKEEGLQEVLNPSQIFLEERSQGAAGSTVVASMEGSRPVLVEIQSLISPTSFGNPRRMATGIDHNRVPLLMAVLEKRVGLLLQNQDAYVKVAGGVKLDEPAIDLAIAVSIASSFKDQISKPNDVLIGEVGLTGEVRRVARIDQRVQEAAKLGFKRAIIPKKNLEGWTPPTSIEVIGVNTVQEALKATLGG, from the coding sequence TTGGCAAAGAAAAAAACTAGGTTTGTTTGTCAGGAATGTGGCTATGAATCCCCAAAATGGATGGGGAAATGCCCTGGATGTCAAAGCTGGAATAGCTTAGTAGAAGAAGTAGTAGCATCTTCAAGTGGTTCAAGGCATACATTAGTATCTCCACCATCCGATAATAAGAAACCAGAACGTATCACTTCAATTGCTTCTGAGGATACACCAAGGATTCGCACAAAGATGCCCGAGTTTAACCGAGTATTAGGTGGCGGTGTCGTGCCAGGCTCCCTGGTCCTAATCGGTGGAGATCCGGGTATTGGGAAGTCGACTTTACTCTTACAGGTGTCCTCCCAGCTTGCAGATAGTTCTTTAAAGGTTCTTTATATATCGGGTGAAGAATCTGCTAGACAAACCAAATTAAGAGCGGATCGATTAGGGGTTATGTCAGATAACCTATATGTGTTAGCTGAAACAAACCTCGTCGATATCGTAAATCAAATTGATCAACTAGATCCAGATTTTGTCGTTATCGATTCCATCCAAACCATTTATCGGGAGGAAGTAACGAGCGCGCCAGGTAGTGTTTCACAAGTGCGTGAATGTACGAGTGAATTAATGCGGATTTCAAAGAGTAGAAGCATTCCTATTTTTATCGTAGGGCACGTGACAAAAGAAGGCTCTATTGCCGGACCAAGATTATTGGAGCACATGGTAGATGCTGTCCTTTACTTCGAAGGAGAGCGACACCACACCTTTCGTATCTTGAGAGGAGTCAAAAATCGGTTTGGTAGCACGAATGAAATGGGGATATTTGAGATGAAGGAAGAAGGTTTACAAGAAGTACTGAACCCTTCCCAAATCTTCTTAGAGGAGCGCTCTCAAGGTGCAGCAGGGTCAACGGTGGTCGCTTCTATGGAAGGTAGTCGTCCGGTGCTTGTCGAGATTCAATCCTTAATATCACCAACGAGCTTCGGGAATCCTAGAAGAATGGCAACCGGTATAGATCATAACCGTGTTCCTTTGTTAATGGCAGTGCTAGAAAAAAGGGTTGGCTTACTTTTGCAAAATCAAGATGCCTATGTAAAAGTGGCTGGTGGTGTGAAGTTAGACGAGCCCGCAATCGACTTAGCGATTGCTGTAAGTATTGCTTCTAGCTTTAAGGATCAAATTTCAAAGCCGAATGACGTGCTCATCGGAGAAGTCGGTCTAACTGGGGAAGTAAGAAGGGTGGCTAGGATTGATCAACGAGTTCAAGAAGCGGCAAAGTTAGGATTCAAGCGCGCTATTATCCCAAAAAAGAATTTAGAAGGCTGGACACCTCCTACATCTATTGAAGTAATCGGTGTAAACACTGTTCAAGAAGCGCTAAAAGCAACGTTAGGGGGCTGA
- the disA gene encoding DNA integrity scanning diadenylate cyclase DisA — protein MQWKDENPIVMGEMLRFVAPGTPLRDGIDNVLRAKTGGLIVVGFSDKMKQIVDGGFSIRTSFSPSNLYELAKMDGAIILNNEGQTIMFANVQLMPDPTVVSSETGMRHRTAERVAKQTGNLVIAISERRNVITLYKGNFRYVLRDMGVILTKANQAMQTLEKYKLVLDQGITNLGALEFEDLATLREVVQVMRRIEMVLRIQSEILNYVNELGTEGRLIQLQLTELMSNIEQEAMLLLKDYKKTEALNPQMMLDKMKEVSSPELMEELEIVKVLGYSAKTKLDEVIYPKGYRILYKIPRLPMMIIEQIVQEFGQLNEIVKITPKEIVKVNGVGEVRAQQIKEGLNRIQEQLFFDRHI, from the coding sequence ATGCAGTGGAAGGATGAAAATCCGATTGTAATGGGAGAGATGTTGAGATTCGTTGCTCCCGGAACACCATTACGAGATGGCATTGACAACGTATTGCGTGCAAAGACTGGTGGACTAATTGTTGTAGGCTTTAGCGACAAGATGAAACAGATTGTCGATGGTGGTTTTTCTATCCGTACATCCTTTTCTCCATCTAATCTTTATGAATTAGCTAAAATGGATGGAGCCATTATTTTAAATAATGAAGGCCAAACGATTATGTTTGCAAACGTTCAATTAATGCCTGACCCAACCGTTGTGTCAAGCGAAACAGGGATGCGACATCGCACAGCGGAAAGGGTAGCAAAGCAAACTGGTAATCTAGTAATCGCTATCTCGGAAAGAAGAAATGTCATCACCCTTTATAAAGGGAACTTTCGGTATGTATTACGAGATATGGGGGTCATTTTAACTAAAGCCAATCAAGCGATGCAAACGTTAGAAAAGTATAAGCTTGTTCTGGATCAAGGGATTACCAATTTAGGCGCATTAGAGTTTGAAGATTTGGCTACCTTACGTGAGGTTGTTCAGGTCATGAGAAGGATTGAAATGGTACTACGAATTCAGTCGGAAATATTGAATTACGTCAATGAGCTAGGAACAGAGGGCCGCCTCATTCAATTGCAATTAACAGAATTAATGTCCAACATCGAACAGGAAGCAATGCTTCTGTTGAAGGACTACAAAAAAACAGAAGCACTGAATCCCCAAATGATGTTGGATAAGATGAAGGAAGTTTCAAGTCCGGAATTAATGGAGGAACTTGAGATTGTGAAAGTGTTAGGATATTCCGCTAAAACAAAACTAGATGAAGTTATTTATCCAAAGGGATATAGAATATTGTATAAAATTCCAAGATTGCCGATGATGATTATCGAACAAATTGTCCAGGAGTTCGGACAGTTAAACGAGATTGTCAAAATAACTCCAAAAGAAATTGTGAAAGTAAATGGAGTTGGAGAAGTACGAGCTCAGCAAATTAAAGAGGGCTTAAACCGAATTCAAGAGCAATTATTTTTTGATCGTCATATTTAA
- a CDS encoding PIN/TRAM domain-containing protein yields MLKRIVQLFIIIAGGTIGYLYIPDLLKLLNLANGSWIQSPYVGIFLGAITLFLLTFWTVDHIVNFLRWVEETLIKAPVTDLLFGSFGIIIGLVIAYLINIPIKDIKIQLVSQVLPLFLTFILGYLGFQVGFKRRDEFLSLLTIAKKEKDKERKKATETSEASSSESKVKILDTSVIIDGRIADICQTSFLEGTVVIPQFVLEELQHIADSSDVLKRNRGRRGLDVLNRMQKDLPINLEIYEQDFEDIQEVDSKLVKLAKVVNGIVVTNDFNLNKVCEFQNVQVLNINDLANAVKPVVLPGEELTVQVIKDGKEQNQGVAYLDDGTMIVVEEGKDYIGKTIEVLITSVLQTSAGRMIFAKPKLLEKAL; encoded by the coding sequence GTGCTAAAACGAATCGTGCAATTATTTATTATCATTGCAGGCGGTACCATTGGGTATTTATATATACCTGATTTATTAAAACTATTAAATCTTGCAAATGGAAGCTGGATACAATCTCCATACGTAGGGATCTTTCTAGGAGCAATTACGCTATTTCTTCTTACATTTTGGACTGTGGACCACATCGTGAATTTCTTGCGTTGGGTAGAGGAAACATTGATTAAAGCACCAGTAACAGATCTTTTATTTGGAAGCTTTGGAATCATTATAGGGTTAGTCATAGCCTATCTTATTAATATTCCAATCAAAGACATTAAAATTCAACTTGTTTCGCAAGTACTTCCTCTATTTTTAACGTTTATCCTGGGCTATTTAGGCTTCCAGGTAGGATTTAAGCGTAGAGATGAGTTTCTTTCCTTGCTTACTATTGCAAAGAAAGAGAAAGACAAGGAAAGGAAAAAAGCAACAGAAACGAGTGAAGCTTCCTCTAGCGAGTCTAAGGTGAAGATTCTGGATACGAGTGTCATTATTGACGGGAGAATCGCAGACATTTGCCAAACTAGTTTCTTAGAGGGAACGGTTGTTATTCCGCAGTTTGTCCTAGAAGAATTACAGCATATTGCAGATTCCTCCGATGTATTAAAACGAAATAGAGGTCGAAGAGGACTTGATGTTTTAAATCGTATGCAAAAGGACCTGCCCATTAATTTAGAGATTTATGAACAAGATTTTGAAGACATTCAAGAAGTGGATAGTAAGCTTGTAAAGCTAGCTAAAGTGGTAAACGGAATCGTCGTAACGAACGACTTTAACTTGAACAAAGTGTGTGAGTTTCAAAATGTTCAAGTTCTCAACATTAACGACTTAGCAAATGCGGTGAAACCAGTCGTTCTTCCGGGTGAGGAGTTGACCGTACAAGTTATTAAGGACGGTAAAGAACAAAATCAAGGTGTTGCGTATTTAGATGATGGGACGATGATTGTGGTCGAAGAAGGGAAGGATTACATCGGAAAAACAATTGAAGTTTTGATTACAAGTGTCCTTCAAACGTCAGCTGGTCGTATGATCTTTGCGAAACCTAAATTACTTGAAAAAGCACTATAA